Proteins encoded in a region of the Gammaproteobacteria bacterium genome:
- a CDS encoding polysaccharide deacetylase — protein sequence MASFNRSVSQFCRRVLRSHFSRFSKRWSAAWLYRLPQLLPVLLRQLLTHCQLASGSITLSGRCSPDWRRRLTGQRVLVLGVLLCSATELMAQSSQNSDEPWNWSDDFVFSQVNRVRAGRDLTPETWPGGARVAVLLSYDVDNETIQGLRSGEFSIGPLSQGEYGSRVALPRVVNLMDQENIPATFFFPAWSLKLAPEQAELIQRSGRHEIGVHGWIHELNTAIDAATEERLLRQAVATIESIAGVRAVGYRAPSWNHSPATLAIVRKMGFLYESSLMHDDRPYELLQDGEPTGVVELPVEWILDDAPLFNPLGARYMNPRDVMQVWIDEFDRAWEEGTLFLLTMHPHVIGHRSRLVALEGLIAHIKAKGGVWFATHEQAARYVKAQAGMQ from the coding sequence ATGGCTTCTTTTAACCGCAGCGTCAGTCAGTTTTGCCGGAGAGTGTTGCGCTCCCATTTTTCGCGCTTTTCGAAGCGGTGGTCTGCTGCCTGGCTTTACCGCCTGCCACAACTGCTGCCGGTTCTGCTGCGCCAGCTCCTGACTCATTGTCAGCTGGCTTCGGGTTCCATCACTTTGTCCGGCAGGTGTAGCCCTGATTGGCGTCGCAGGTTGACCGGTCAGCGGGTCCTGGTGCTCGGTGTTCTGCTTTGCAGTGCTACTGAACTCATGGCCCAGAGCTCGCAGAACTCTGACGAGCCATGGAACTGGTCGGATGACTTTGTTTTCTCACAGGTCAACCGGGTGCGCGCCGGCCGCGATCTGACCCCGGAAACCTGGCCGGGTGGTGCACGGGTCGCCGTGCTGCTTTCTTACGATGTGGACAACGAAACGATTCAGGGCCTGCGCAGTGGCGAATTCAGTATCGGACCGCTGTCCCAGGGAGAATACGGGTCGCGGGTTGCGCTGCCGCGAGTGGTAAACCTGATGGACCAGGAAAATATTCCGGCAACATTTTTCTTTCCCGCCTGGAGCCTGAAACTGGCTCCGGAACAGGCAGAACTCATTCAACGATCGGGGCGGCATGAGATCGGCGTCCACGGCTGGATTCACGAATTGAACACCGCCATTGATGCAGCCACCGAAGAGCGCCTGCTCCGACAGGCGGTGGCTACCATCGAAAGCATTGCCGGCGTGCGTGCTGTGGGATACCGGGCGCCTTCCTGGAACCACAGTCCTGCCACCCTGGCGATCGTCCGCAAGATGGGTTTTCTTTACGAAAGTTCATTGATGCATGATGACCGTCCCTACGAACTGTTACAGGACGGTGAACCCACCGGCGTGGTGGAGCTGCCGGTTGAGTGGATCCTCGACGATGCGCCACTGTTCAATCCCCTGGGAGCCCGTTATATGAATCCCCGCGATGTGATGCAGGTATGGATCGACGAGTTCGATCGCGCCTGGGAGGAAGGCACCCTGTTTCTGCTCACCATGCATCCCCACGTCATCGGCCATCGGTCCCGGCTGGTCGCCCTGGAAGGGCTTATCGCCCATATCAAGGCGAAGGGTGGGGTGTGGTTCGCCACCCATGAGCAGGCGGCTCGTTATGTGAAGGCCCAGGCCGGGATGCAATAG